The following proteins are co-located in the Telopea speciosissima isolate NSW1024214 ecotype Mountain lineage chromosome 9, Tspe_v1, whole genome shotgun sequence genome:
- the LOC122640048 gene encoding equilibrative nucleotide transporter 3-like, with protein sequence MMVSGGYEAPIKFEGKHTAVLVCWILGNGCLFAYNSIMTIVDYYTKLFPHYHPARVLILVYQPFALGTLTVLAYNEAKINTRRRNLTGYILFFISSLLVLVLDLATSGKGGLWTYIGICAIMGAFGVADAHVQGGMVGDLSFMHPELIQSFLAGMAASGALTSALRLITKAAFESSMNGLRKGALLFLAISSLFELLCVILYAFVFPKLPIVKYYRSKAASEGSKTVSADLAAGGIQTETSEGVYSSSLSTDIQHMQLLDSLHAAEDSKVLDRLNNKELLFKNIDYAIDIFLIYVLTLSIFPGFLSEDTGSHSLGSWYPLVLIAMYNVWDLLGRYIPLIQILTLESRQGLMVATLSRFLLIPAFYFVAKYGDEGWMMMLTSFLGLTNGYLTVCVLTAAPSGYKGPEQNALGNLLVLCLLGGIFIGILLDWLWLIGKGW encoded by the exons ATGATGGTGTCTGGTGGATATGAGGCTCCAATTAAATTTGAG GGCAAGCATACTGCAGTGCTAGTGTGCTGGATTCTTGGAAATGGATGCCTTTTCGCATACAACAGTATCATGACAATAGTGGATTATTATACCAAGTTGTTCCCG CACTACCACCCTGCAAGGGTACTGATCCTTGTGTATCAACCTTTTGCTCTTGGAACACTCACAGTACTAGCATACAATGAGGCAAAGATCAATACTCGAAGAAGGAACTTAACTGGATATATCCTTTTCTTCATAAGTTCTCTATTGGTTCTAGTT TTGGATTTAGCTACATCAGGAAAAGGAGGACTATGGACTTATATTGGTATCTGTGCCATCATGGGTGCCTTTGGGGTTGCTGATGCCCATGTCCAGGGTGGAATGGTTGGGGACCTCTCCTTCATGCATCCTGAACTCATCCAA TCTTTTCTTGCTGGTATGGCTGCATCAGGGGCTCTAACCTCCGCTTTGAGGCTAATCACAAAAGCAGCATTTGAGAGTTCTATGAATGGTCTCCGCAAGGGTGCAT TGTTATTCCTTGCCATTTCTTCACTTTTTGAGCTGCTATGTGTTATTCTCTACGCATTTGTCTTCCCCAAACTGCCAATAGTAAAATACTATCGTTCAAAGGCAGCCTCTGAAGGGTCAAAAACAGTTTCAGCTGACCTTGCCGCTGGTGGAATCCAAACAGAAACAAGTGAAGGAGTATATTCCAGTTCTCTATCTACTGACATACAACATATGCAGCTTTTGGATTCTCTGCACGCTGCAGAAGACTCCAAAGTATTGGATCGTCTGAACAACAAAGAATTGCTTTTTAAGAACATCGACTATGCAATTGACATCTTTCTGATATATGTGCTGACACTGTCAATCTTCCCTGGGTTTTTATCTGAAGATACTGGATCTCATAGCCTGGGTTCATG GTATCCACTTGTTCTGATTGCAATGTATAATGTCTGGGATCTGCTAGGAAGATACATTCCGCTCATACAAATTCTAACATTGGAGTCTAGACAAGGCCTAATGGTTGCAACTCTCTCTCGTTTCTTACTCATCCCTGCTTTCTACTTCGTTGCCAAATATGGAGATGAAGGATGGATGATGATGCTGACATCCTTCTTGGGATTAACCAATGGTTACCTGACTGTTTGTGTCCTCACTGCAGCACCCAGTGGCTACAAG GGCCCAGAGCAAAATGCATTGGGAAATTTGCTTGTATTGTGCCTCCTTGGAGGTATATTTATAGGTATACTGCTTGATTGGTTGTGGCTCATAGGCAAAGGCTGGTGA
- the LOC122640050 gene encoding equilibrative nucleotide transporter 3-like isoform X1, which translates to MSTLGGNDAPDKLKGKYAAVVLCWILGFGSLLSWSSMLTIGDYYMVVFRTYHPLRVLTLVYQPFAFVTISILSYHEAKLNTRKRNLFGYSLFFVSSFMVLVVNLATSGKGGVGSYVGICVISACFGVADAFCQGGMVGDLSLIPPEMVQSFFAGLAASGALTSALRLITKAAFANRNDGPRKGAIIFFALTSFAELLCVLVYAFIFPKLSIVKYYRAKAASEGSKTVAADLAAGGIQTIPSQDEEDPKLLDRLTNKELIFQNIDYAIDLFLIYVLTLSIFPGFLSENSGSHSLGSWYEVVLFAMHNVWDLVGRYVPLIKGLMLESRKGLMIASLFRFSFIPAFYFTTKYAGQGWMLMLTSLLGLSNGYLTVCVMTAAPKGYKGPEQNALGNLLVLFLLGGLFAGVTLD; encoded by the exons ATGTCTACACTTGGTGGAAATGATGCTCCAGACAAGCTTAAG GGAAAATATGCTGCAGTGGTACTATGTTGGATTCTTGGATTTGGGAGCCTTCTCTCATGGAGCAGTATGCTGACAATAGGAGATTATTATATGGTGGTGTTTCGG ACATACCATCCTTTAAGAGTACTCACACTCGTGTATCAACCTTTTGCATTTGTAACAATTTCAATACTTTCATATCATGAAGCAAAGCTCAATACAAGAAAACGGAACTTATTTGGATATAGCCTTTTCTTCGTTAGTTCTTTTATGGTTCTAGTT GTGAATCTAGCTACATCTGGGAAGGGTGGAGTTGGATCTTATGTTGGTATATGTGTAATTAGTGCTTGCTTTGGAGTTGCAGATGCTTTTTGTCAGGGTGGAATGGTTGGAGATCTCTCTTTAATACCTCCTGAGATGGTCCAA TCTTTCTTTGCTGGGCTGGCTGCATCTGGGGCTCTAACCTCTGCTTTGAGGCTAATTACAAAAGCTGCCTTCGCAAATCGTAACGATGGTCCTCGTAAAGGAGCTA TTATTTTCTTTGCCTTGACATCATTTGCGGAGCTGCTATGTGTTCTTGTTTATGCATTCATCTTTCCCAAACTGTCAATTGTGAAGTATTATCGTGCAAAGGCAGCCTCAGAGGGATCGAAAACTGTTGCAGCTGACCTTGCTGCTGGTGGCATTCAAACAATACCAAGCCAG GATGAAGAAGATCCAAAACTACTAGATCGTCTGACAAATAAAGAGTTGATTTTTCAGAACATAGATTATGCAATTGACCTCTTTCTGATTTATGTGCTGACATTGTCAATTTTCCCGGGATTCTTATCAGAGAATAGTGGCTCTCATAGCTTGGGTTCATG GTATGAAGTTGTTCTGTTTGCAATGCATAATGTGTGGGATCTGGTTGGAAGATATGTCCCCCTCATAAAAGGCCTAATGTTGGAGTCACGAAAGGGCTTAATGATTGCGAGTCTTTTTCGTTTCTCATTCATTCCAGCATTCTACTTTACAACCAAATATGCAGGTCAAGGTTGGATGCTCATGTTGACATCCCTTTTGGGATTGTCCAATGGTTACCTCACTGTTTGTGTCATGACTGCAGCACCCAAAGGTTACAAG GGACCGGAGCAAAATGCCTTGGGGAATTTGCTTGTATTATTTCTTCTTGGAGGCCTATTTGCAGGGGTAACCCTCGATTGA
- the LOC122640050 gene encoding equilibrative nucleotide transporter 3-like isoform X2 — MQHYHPARVLILVYQPFALGTLTVLAYNEAKINTRRRNLTGYILFFISSLLVLVVNLATSGKGGVGSYVGICVISACFGVADAFCQGGMVGDLSLIPPEMVQSFFAGLAASGALTSALRLITKAAFANRNDGPRKGAIIFFALTSFAELLCVLVYAFIFPKLSIVKYYRAKAASEGSKTVAADLAAGGIQTIPSQDEEDPKLLDRLTNKELIFQNIDYAIDLFLIYVLTLSIFPGFLSENSGSHSLGSWYEVVLFAMHNVWDLVGRYVPLIKGLMLESRKGLMIASLFRFSFIPAFYFTTKYAGQGWMLMLTSLLGLSNGYLTVCVMTAAPKGYKGPEQNALGNLLVLFLLGGLFAGVTLD; from the exons ATGCAGCACTACCACCCTGCAAGGGTACTGATCCTTGTGTATCAACCTTTTGCTCTTGGAACACTCACAGTACTAGCATACAATGAAGCAAAGATCAATACTCGTAGAAGGAACTTAACTGGATATATCCTTTTCTTCATAAGTTCTCTATTGGTTCTAGTT GTGAATCTAGCTACATCTGGGAAGGGTGGAGTTGGATCTTATGTTGGTATATGTGTAATTAGTGCTTGCTTTGGAGTTGCAGATGCTTTTTGTCAGGGTGGAATGGTTGGAGATCTCTCTTTAATACCTCCTGAGATGGTCCAA TCTTTCTTTGCTGGGCTGGCTGCATCTGGGGCTCTAACCTCTGCTTTGAGGCTAATTACAAAAGCTGCCTTCGCAAATCGTAACGATGGTCCTCGTAAAGGAGCTA TTATTTTCTTTGCCTTGACATCATTTGCGGAGCTGCTATGTGTTCTTGTTTATGCATTCATCTTTCCCAAACTGTCAATTGTGAAGTATTATCGTGCAAAGGCAGCCTCAGAGGGATCGAAAACTGTTGCAGCTGACCTTGCTGCTGGTGGCATTCAAACAATACCAAGCCAG GATGAAGAAGATCCAAAACTACTAGATCGTCTGACAAATAAAGAGTTGATTTTTCAGAACATAGATTATGCAATTGACCTCTTTCTGATTTATGTGCTGACATTGTCAATTTTCCCGGGATTCTTATCAGAGAATAGTGGCTCTCATAGCTTGGGTTCATG GTATGAAGTTGTTCTGTTTGCAATGCATAATGTGTGGGATCTGGTTGGAAGATATGTCCCCCTCATAAAAGGCCTAATGTTGGAGTCACGAAAGGGCTTAATGATTGCGAGTCTTTTTCGTTTCTCATTCATTCCAGCATTCTACTTTACAACCAAATATGCAGGTCAAGGTTGGATGCTCATGTTGACATCCCTTTTGGGATTGTCCAATGGTTACCTCACTGTTTGTGTCATGACTGCAGCACCCAAAGGTTACAAG GGACCGGAGCAAAATGCCTTGGGGAATTTGCTTGTATTATTTCTTCTTGGAGGCCTATTTGCAGGGGTAACCCTCGATTGA